In a single window of the Plasmodium cynomolgi strain B DNA, chromosome 6, whole genome shotgun sequence genome:
- a CDS encoding protein phosphatase 1 regulatory (inhibitor) subunit (putative) yields the protein MSHMHSSSSTTTTTYVQEANTRNEQNGNQNTIVRILKLTPQKMVRWDENTVDNENAQKKSSKVCCIYHKPKGFGESSDSDSDSSEGGGDCKGCSKKDEPKEQKKEENEIKK from the exons ATGTCTCATATGCATTCGTCCTCAAGCACGACGACCACCACCTACGTGCAAGAAGCGAACACGAGgaacgaacaaaatggaaaccaAAACACCATTGTGCGAATTTTAAAGCTGACTCCCCAAAAAATGGTCAGGTGGGACGAAAACACTGTTGACAATGAGAACGCCCAGAAGAAGTCGTCCAAGG TCTGCTGCATATATCACAAGCCCAAGGGTTTTGGGGAGAGCTCCGACTCGGACTCGGATTCGTCGGAAGGCGGAG GTGACTGCAAGGGCTGTTCCAAGAAAGATGAGCCCAAAGAACAAAA gaaagaagaaaacgaaattaagaagtag
- a CDS encoding hypothetical protein (putative): MNAALKASLYDRSRLKKSHHRGRPDSSDDDACDDDEETDAEATVVNKEGSFYKKLYALIESKSTYINLVLKCRTDKEIENGTTQKKRYLRANRKSQDEEKVERENALKTVREIIKRKFPKRAEGKIDLYLKEIIGNPPPENCALHKTLYQRNQANLFVKHNLISYLLNFVDNKTLMKLKECSKIDNQVVSLYLRKILHTLSFKDDEIKTNIHYWRNVINYFFCKTGTLKPVDRRNYQPVTKEFEKNKSFCVISEDSMDSKVYISLDYFTEKLITSCTHKNPLPHTCDLTNVPKGVEVLLKSEKISIIDFVEEYYKRLIVNDDELMWHICHFRKSRKFLTLLLLEYLKCMLRVLEKYNGSCIFKKTEYLVNCGHHITHRIWIQMFYDYGYETLANQKEEKGDVNRGQRTTGGVPKHVSTKQKNEEQRDSTINKTLYLTIADHFKWDA; the protein is encoded by the exons ATGAACGCCGCGTTGAAGGCAAGTCTGTATGACAGATCTCGCTTGAAAAAATCGCACCACAGGGGCAGGCCGGACAGCAGCGATGACGACGCGTgcgacgatgatgaggaaaCGGACGCAGAAGCCACCGTAGTGAATA AAGAAGGAagcttttacaaaaagttgtACGCCCTCATCGAGTCCAAATCGACCTACATCAATTTGGTCCTAAAGTGTAGGACTGATAAGGAGATCGAAAACGGCACTACCCAGAAGAAGCGGTACCTTAGGGCCAATCGGAAATCTCAAGACGAGGAGAAGGTCGAGCGGGAGAATGCTTTAAAAACGGTTAGGGAAATAATCAAAAGGAAGTTTCCGAAGCGCGCCGAGGGAAAGATAGATTTGTACTTGAAGGAAATTATAG GAAACCCGCCCCCCGAGAACTGTGCCCTGCACAAGACCCTCTACCAAAGAAACCAAGCCAACCTGTTCGTCAAGCACAACCTAATCAGCTACCTCCTCAACTTCGTGGACAATAAAACGTTGATGAAACTGAAGGAGTGCTCAAAAATAGACAACCAAGTGGTAAGTCTCTACCTCCGAAAAATACTTCACACCTTATCCTTCAAGGATGACGAAATAAAGACCAATATCCACTACTGGAGAAATGTgatcaattattttttttgcaaaacgggTACCCTCAAACCAGTGGACAGAAGGAATTACCAACCTGTCACCAAAGagttcgaaaaaaataaaagcttcTGTGTAATTTCAGAAGACTCCATGGATTCAAAAGTATACATCAGCTTAGATTACTTCACTGAAAAATTGATAACATCCTGTACACATAAAAACCCACTTCCACACACATGTGACCTTACGAACGTACCAAAGGGAGTGGAAGTTCTtctaaaaagtgaaaaaatttctattaTCGATTTTGTTGAGGAATACTACAAAAGACTTATAGTTAATGATGATGAGTTAATGTGGCACATATGCCATTTCAGAAAAtctagaaaatttttaactctgcttcttctcgAGTACCTCAAGTGTATGCTACGTGTACTCGAAAAATACAATGGCagttgtatttttaaaaaaacagagtACTTGGTCAACTGTGGACACCATATTACGCACCGAATTTGGATCCAAATGTTTTACGACTATGGGTATGAAACACTAGCCAAtcagaaagaggaaaagggaGATGTGAACAGGGGACAGAGGACTACTGGGGGGGTCCCCAAACATGTTAGTACTAAACAGAAGAATGAAGAGCAGAGGGATAGCACCATTAATAAGACTCTCTACTTAACCATTGCTGACCATTTCAAGTGGGATGCATAG
- a CDS encoding hypothetical protein (putative) — MRNFGMAEIEANMRDYDMGFLEMYNELKLSDFNFNRVSNLELDICTNNIFAVEEISLHLTVVPFLLEEAEITTKLYTQEIQEALWKTLNYFNFCMMQINEHNMNVSNIYKKEINIFLKVTDKYDFISINEENILELHDEIHLKNKYGKRLLRNFFIFLNLFLFYQVVHELEYFHYIEVIPIYIQTKKGTMKSRSYNMESVFYPLVEEFYKNDLKINEGIILIRILKQYNIESHTKRMHYHDSDFIYKSIIYESVMSSSSESLFGQSDAQFEPLYSQNMDMTKGALPPDEDITLSLILLVNSDTSVDVILEQIHSLVFPKDIFFANWDSNKERIKIMGSCIYTKESQPPIFQGFFSRGFSTYTLFKILDLLTPNKKLLYLSIDKAEDNKNQIASEKIAERIMNVTQQMYEVVLLFERDAIINFDKFEHSDECDMCLLGYRGLYTLYVCIFIPILVSILICYCIYKRKISAHGNSAVRKIAILPN; from the exons ATGCGGAACTTCGGC ATGGCCGAAATAGAGGCGAACATGAGGGACTACGACATGGGTTTTCTCGAAATGTACAACGAGCTGAAGCTGTCCGACTTCAACTTCAACCGTGTGTCCAATCTGGAGCTGGACATATGCACCAATAATATCTTCGCGGTCGAGGAGATCAGTCTGCACCTGACCGTTGTGCCTTTCTTGCTGGAGGAAGCAG AGATAACTACCAAGCTGTATACGCAGGAAATCCAGGAGGCCCTATGGAAGACCCTCAACTACTTCAACTTCTGCATGATGCAAATAAACGAGCATAACATGAACGTCTccaatatatacaaaaaggagataaatATCTTCCTCAAAGTGACGGACAAATATGACTTCATATCAATAAACGAAGAAAATATCCTAGAGCTGCACGATGAGAtacatttgaaaaataagtaTGGAAAGAGATTActtcgaaattttttcattttcttaaatttatttttattttatcaagtAGTTCACGAGTTGGAGTATTTCCACTATATAGAAGTGATAcctatttatatacaaacgaaaaaggggacGATGAAATCGAGGAGTTACAATATGGAGAGTGTCTTCTACCCCTTAGTGGAGGAATTCTACAAAAAtgacttaaaaataaatgaaggaATTATCTTAATACGGATTTTAAAACAGTACAACATAGAGAGTCATACCAAACGGATGCACTACCATGATTctgattttatatataagtCCATCATATATGAATCTGTGATGTCTTCCTCATCAGAATCACTCTTTGGTCAATCTGATGCTCAATTTGAACCACTTTATTCACAGAATATGGACATGACAAAAGGGGCTCTTCCTCCTGATGAAGACATAACGCTAAGTCTCATTCTGCTCGTCAATAGTGACACTTCTGTGGACGTTATACTAGAACAGATCCACAGTTTGGTTTTTCCaaaggatatattttttgccaattggGACTCCAACAAAGAGAGAATAAAAATCATGGGTTCTTGCATTTACACCAAAGAATCTCAGCCCCCCATTTTTCAAGGCTTTTTTTCCAGGGGATTCAGCACCTACACtttgttcaaaattttggatCTCTTAACGCCGAACAAGAAGCTCCTCTACCTGTCCATTGACAAGGCGGAGGACAACAAGAACCAAATCGCCTCGGAGAAAATCGCCGAGCGTATTATGAACGTCACGCAGCAGATGTACGAGgtcgtcctcctcttcgAGCGAGAC GCTATCATCAACTTTGACAAATTCGAACACAGTGACGAATGCGATATGTGCCTGCTGGGTTACCGAGGGCTGTATACCCTATACGTGTGTATTTTCATCCCGATTTTGGTCAGCATCCTTATATGCTACTGTAtttacaaaagaaaaatcagcGCCCATGGCAACTCGGCTGTGCGGAAAATTGCTATACTCCCGAAC
- a CDS encoding hypothetical protein (putative), producing MKRCLSRLKKVIAVLTLTELARCWLPFAWKGATWNGVSCKEATAKGGYACTEYFIPNSVVKKPSGKYTPLRRRLTARRKKNELSGQRYGLHDECDRRNRVEKRVSFLFIRVATHIGKTNQRDQTARPNRQHVNRFRGRYHLPRSIQVFSSNEQCDPKDADHEISLDECMKPRLPNKTNEHVESAEKKEEEECERIFLTDTKYYKRSKYSKAGYIKKKTEGELITGNNGVCLHPKGLLHSEFPPITSIESKDDLLTDRMRKGVQNEHLNLPEFFISNYYADRNRLNELDLAIDTDKKESTSTLGRKNSDKTDQNYTSSNQSSRIESIMNEFTVIGEIVGVHGLQGWLKVVSFTTFNDIRFKKNMYRYLFMNTYPYPLPIKVVDVKESLKVGFLYIKIEGINSRTDALKLKSCLICDDKRKFPSLYENQYISTDLLNFDIFIFNDLTNTSIGKVLSFVSKYDYICKKSTQSIADDLIKIEIKKDISLQKVFRIISAAQMYSMRSAASFPPTAGGENPVRVLINRKGFSLTGQPGGQQSGQLSGHLSGELGGEPLGEEYHSGHGDNHDRVLDDERVKGDKNYYDSLDNFEGCSYKKIYKCDFCEDVYDDLREASEHESSHFPTDEELLFNASQASSPKENLYEVDRNMVSKLKPIDYFFIPIVKEKTIRSVNYELKQMYLDISTIFLLDDQKKT from the exons atgaaaagatgCTTGTCAAGGCTGAAAAAGGTTATCGCAGTTCTGACACTGACGGAGCTAGCCAGATGTTGGCTTCCCTTCGCATGGAAAGGAGCCACATGGAATGGAGTCTCATGCAAAGAAGCCAcggcaaaaggggggtatGCCTGCACCGAATACTTCATCCCCAATAGCGTCGTTAAGAAGCCCTCCGGAAAATATACCCCCCTCCGCAGAAGACTCACCGCgagacgtaaaaaaaatgagttgtCAGGGCAAAGATATGGCCTTCATGACGAATGCGATAGAAGGAACAGGGTGGAGAAGAGAGTCTCCTTCCTATTCATTCGTGTAGCTACACATATAGGTAAAACGAACCAAAGAGATCAGACAGCTCGTCCGAATAGGCAGCATGTAAATCGATTCCGAGGAAGGTACCACCTTCCCCGTTCCATCCAAGTGTTCTCATCTAATGAACAGTGTGATCCAAAAGATGCAGACCACGAGATATCCCTAGACGAATGCATGAAACCGCGCCTTCCaaataaaacaaacgaaCATGTAGAGTCAGCCGAGaagaaagaggaagaagaatgtGAGAGGATTTTCCTAACGGACACCAAGTATTACAAAAGGAGCAAGTACTCCAAAGCAggttacataaaaaaaaaaacagaaggcGAATTGATAACTGGGAACAATGGGGTATGTCTTCATCCGAAGGGATTGCTCCACAGTGAATTTCCTCCCATCACATCTATTGAATCTAAGGATGATCTCCTCACAGATCGAATGAGAAAAGGAGTACAAAATGAGCACCTCAACCTGccagaattttttatcagtAACTATTATGCAGATCGGAATAGGCTCAACGAGCTGGATCTAGCCATAGATACggataaaaaagaaagtaccTCAACCCTgggtagaaaaaatagcGACAAAACGGACCAGAATTACACAAGTAGTAACCAAAGTAGTAGGATAGAATCCATAATGAATGAATTCACAGTAATTGGAGAAATTGTAGGAGTACACGGACTACAAGGGTGGCTAAAGGTAGTTAGCTTCACAACGTTTAACGATATCAgatttaagaaaaatatgtacagatatttatttatgaataCGTATCCATACCCTCTGCCAATTAAAGTGGTAGATGTGAAAGAATCTCTAAAGGTAGGGTTTCTTTACATCAAAATTGAAGGAATCAATTCGAGGACAGATGCACTTAAATTAAAGTCTTGTTTAATTTGTgatgataaaagaaaatttccaAGTTTATATGAAAATCAGTACATATCTACTGACCTACTGAattttgatattttcatttttaatgaccTTACAAATACTTCCATAGGAAAGGTACTCTCTTTTGTCTCCAAGTACGACTATATATGTAAGAAATCGACACAAAGTATAGCAGACGATTTGATTAAAATTGAGATAAAGAAGGATATTTCTCTACAAAAGGTTTTCCGCATCATATCTGCTGCACAGATGTACTCCATGCGATCTGCGGCGTCGTTTCCTCCCAcagcggggggggagaatcCCGTCAGGGTTCTCATCAACCGGAAAGGCTTTTCCCTCACGGGTCAGCCTGGCGGACAGCAAAGCGGCCAGCTAAGCGGCCATCTAAGCGGCGAGCTAGGCGGCGAACCACTCGGGGAAGAGTACCACTCTGGGCACGGCGATAACCACGACCGCGTCTTAGACGACGAACGGGTGAAGGGTGACAAAAACTACTACGACTCTCTTGACAACTTTGAAGGCTGCTCTTACAAAAAGATTTACAAGTGTGACTTCTGTGAAGACGTGTATGACGACCTTCGGGAGGCGAGCGAGCACGAAAGTTCACACTTCCCCACGGATGAGGAACTGCTGTTTAACGCATCCCAGGCGAGTTCCCCCAAGGAAAACCTATACGAAGTGGACAGGAACATGGTCTCCAAGCTAAAGCCTATCGACTA CTTCTTCATCCCCAtcgtgaaggaaaaaacgatAAGGTCAGTAAACTACGAACTTAAGCAAATGTACCTAGACATAtcaaccatttttttgttggaTGACCAGAAAAAGACTTAG
- a CDS encoding asparagine-rich antigen (putative), producing the protein MKKKNIAAATSYGKVKSRVNRYDMNGSYNFNESKNGGKVPGGGTPGDGKKSRAEAPPAGKAANSAANSAANSAAVSSLQNSTHNSTHNSTHSSTHNNTHSSTQNSGGGNPHHAQAVKYAKNAYPYDYNAYGPKKVGEYKEKMKGSMKGAGHGGDSGAHGEGRSSQVATNNAGAPDSKANREATAFKPIAGGTKGNGDNNANGVNAIGVNPSGTNLSHANGGRSQNTGRKGNKEENLNEEVSLLREKICFKMLKSIDIYITEIIMKSSFVTVYKMKEDELKWVRADIEGFLYIVRRSIKPTYRLIITNKKNENHLVQDIHGRINLSTDQNYIFYRVHNEESNLKSTYSLWFYSTEEKEKIYSMLRELVDKGAGAPSVSGTANLGTSDISTVANGTNVGYIHSKNINFILSKGESGVNEGAPIAGITTGGGIVGAKPNDSSSKNMLMNGDDEELLKGGKNHVGMVSGGDNNVQRKANAKNVIPMMASDSGRDNDYERNFELMGNNKIENLCAKMNLPLGEGGHIPPGAANAIYGNYLKNLYKASGGASGGVNGMEAIGQRSKMKDGPGEEGLAGCDSNVKGVTQQNNVDFNDKVGRKLLYLIKGLPMEGERAVERGVERGGEKGSDNLKKLPGYDFYEGRKSEDMPRSVGGGTNNLVVDPKGGGGGGGGGYPNDKGSAISGGEAIMNLLGLSKNGDVKEDEVEDKKKKKKKKGASGEVPAGGGANGSEVARVNASVSANANMNAVASGDSAGMAQISNSLGAKEFEVNMQKRGLQLREMQLRELQFREMQLREMQLRGMQMNGMAMNGMAMNGMPINGMAMSGMPINGMAMNGMPINGMAMNGVPINGLPPNGITPNGITPNGVPPNGVPPNGMQMNHPQGNDLQMLPLPAEEMNNGKAMKYAKGKSDCSEEPISNNHQMEKAYLDRSSFQNNSIESLHSKEVEVSNGSMDDEKNMTNALLDIIKQKADRANQVQGVVDGVNNHGGHDGLNEFNTDSYDMLLKMQSVGGSGERRAKSGHRVTNRMGSHVGSQMGSHLGSHLGSHLGSHLGSHLDNRSHNGPFDEGEMPRRNNHPGYSPHDKQLLKYEDERTDSYSAVEDYKNRSILLSRNTIHNVIKETLQSDEFVNLLWKKLVTSKNIILKFHHV; encoded by the exons atgaaaaaaaaaaatatcgcgGCGGCCACTAGCTACGGCAAGGTGAAAAGCCGTGTGAACCGTTATGATATGAATGGTTCCTACAATTTTAATGAGTCCAAGAATGGTGGGAAGGTGCCAGGAGGAGGTACTCCGGGGGATGGGAAGAAGAGTCGGGCGGAGGCGCCCCCCGCCGGTAAGGCCGCCAATAGCGCAGCCAATAGTGCAGCGAATAGCGCCGCGGTGAGTAGCCTCCAGAATAGCACTCATAACAGCACTCATAACAGCACTCATAGCAGCACTCATAACAACACGCATAGCAGCACCCAGAACAGTGGCGGAGGAAACCCCCACCATGCGCAGGCGGTAAAGTATGCGAAGAACGCCTATCCGTATGATTACAACGCGTACGGCCCCAAGAAAGTTGGAGAGTacaaggagaaaatgaaaggtTCCATGAAGGGTGCAGGTCATGGGGGTGATAGTGGTGCACACGGTGAGGGGAGGAGTAGTCAGGTGGCCACGAACAACGCAGGTGCCCCGGATAGTAAGGCTAATCGTGAAGCAACAGCGTTTAAACCTATTGCAGGTGGTACAAAAGGGAATGGGGATAATAATGCGAATGGGGTTAACGCCATTGGGGTGAACCCTAGTGGAACCAATTTGAGTCACGCAAATGGAGGCAGAAGCCAAAATActggaaggaaaggaaacaaagaagaaaatctAAACGAAGAAGTCAGTCTgttgagggaaaaaatatgttttaaaatgctCAAAAGCATAGATATATACATCACAGAAATAATCATGAAGTCTTCATTTGTGACAgtgtacaaaatgaaggaagatGAACTAAAATGGGTTCGAGCGGATATTGAAGGTTTCCTTTACATCGTTAGGAGATCCATAAAGCCAACGTATCGACTAAtaattacaaataaaaaaaatgaaaaccatTTAGTACAGGACATCCACGGACGTATCAATTTATCCACAGAtcaaaattacattttttatcgaGTACATAATGAAGAGAGTAACTTAAAGAGTACCTACAGCTTGTGGTTTTATAGCACcgaggaaaaggagaaaatatatagtatGCTGAGAGAGTTAGTGGACAAAGGGGCGGGTGCTCCATCCGTCAGTGGTACCGCTAACCTGGGAACCTCTGACATTAGCACCGTTGCGAATGGTACCAATGTAGGCTATATACacagtaaaaatattaactttATTCTGTCCAAAGGGGAAAGTGGCGTTAATGAGGGAGCTCCCATAGCAGGAATCACTACAGGAGGAGGAATTGTTGGGGCGAAACCGAACGATTCTTCGTCAAAGAATATGCTAATGAATGGAGACGACGAGGAGCTTctcaagggagggaaaaaccaCGTAGGGATGGTCAGCGGAGGGGACAACAACGTGCAGAGAAAGGCAAATGCAAAGAACGTCATCCCTATGATGGCATCAGACAGTGGAAGGGATAACGATTATGAAAGGAATTTTGAATTGATGGGGAATAATAAGATAGAGAATTTATGTGCAAAGATGAACTTGCCTTTAGGTGAGGGTGGTCATATACCCCCAGGAGCTGCCAACGCTATTTATGGGAATTATTTGAAGAACTTATATAAGGCTAGTGGGGGTGCAAGTGGAGGAGTGAATGGGATGGAGGCCATTGGAcagagaagcaaaatgaaggatgGGCCTGGGGAGGAAGGCCTCGCTGGATGCGATTCGAACGTGAAAGGGGTGACGCAACAAAACAACGTCGATTTTAATGACAAGGTGGGAAGGAAATTGCTCTACCTCATTAAGGGGCTGCCCATGGAAGGTGAAAGGGCCGTCGAAAGGGGCGTCGAGAGGGGCGGCGAAAAGGGAAGcgataatttgaaaaagctACCAGGGTACGATTTTTACGAGGGTAGAAAGAGCGAAGATATGCCAAGGAGTGTTGGAGGTGGAACGAACAACCTTGTTGTGGACCCCAAGGGAGGAGGTGGTGGAGGGGGAGGCGGCTACCCGAATGACAAGGGCAGCGCCATTTCCGGGGGAGAAGCCATCATGAACCTATTGGGGTTGAGCAAGAACGGCGACGTGAAGGAGGACGAGGTGGAggataagaagaagaaaaagaagaagaagggtgCAAGTGGGGAGGTACCCGCCGGTGGGGGTGCAAATGGAAGTGAAGTTGCGCGTGTAAATGCGAGTGTGAGTGCGAATGCCAATATGAACGCCGTTGCTAGCGGTGATAGTGCAGGAATGGCTCAGATCAGTAACTCGCTTGGCGCCAAAGAGTTCGAAGTCAACATGCAAAAGAGAGGGCTGCAGCTTAGGGAGATGCAGCTGAGGGAGTTGCAGTTTAGGGAAATGCAACTCAGGGAGATGCAGCTCAGGGGGATGCAGATGAATGGGATGGCCATGAATGGGATGGCGATGAATGGAATGCCAATTAACGGAATGGCGATGAGTGGAATGCCAATTAACGGAATGGCGATGAATGGAATGCCAATTAACGGAATGGCGATGAATGGGGTTCCCATTAATGGGCTGCCCCCTAACGGGATAACTCCTAACGGGATAACTCCTAACGGGGTTCCGCCTAATGGGGTTCCGCCCAACGGGATGCAGATGAATCACCCCCAAGGGAACGACCTGCAGATGCTCCCCCTCCCCGCGGAAGAGATGAACAACGGGAAGGCCATGAAGTACGCAAAGGGGAAATCAGACTGCAGTGAAGAACCCATAAGCAACAATCACCAGATGGAGAAAGCCTACCTCGATAGATCGTCATTTCAGAACAACTCTATCGAAAGTCTGCACAGCAAAGAAGTCGAAGTGAGTAATGGAAGCATGGacgatgagaaaaatatgaccAATGCTTTGCTTGATATTATTAAGCAAAAAGCAGACCGAGCGAACCAGGTGCAGGGGGTTGTTGATGGTGTAAATAATCACGGGGGTCATGATGGCCTGAACGAGTTCAACACAGATTCGTATGACATGCTGTTGAAGATGCAGAGCGTGGGTGGAAGTGGAGAGAGGAGGGCTAAGAGTGGCCATCGAGTGACCAACCGGATGGGCAGTCATGTTGGGAGCCAAATGGGAAGTCACCTCGGAAGCCATCTCGGTAGTCACCTCGGAAGTCACCTCGGGAGTCACCTCGACAACCGCAGCCACAACGGCCCATTTGATGAGGGCGAAATGCCAAGGAGGAATAACCACCCTGGGTACAGCCCCCACGATAAGCAGCTGCTCAAGTATGAAGACGAGAGGACGGACAGCTACAGCGCTGTGGAGGACTACAAAAACAGGAGCATCCTTCTGAGCAGGAACACCATCCATAACGTAATCAAGGAGACTTTACAGTCGGACGAGTTTGTTAATTTGTTGTGGAAAAAGTTGGTAACgagcaaaaatattat TTTAAAATTCCACCATGTGTGA
- a CDS encoding hypothetical protein (putative) produces MNDFVHDDIELKRRAWALHFSERRTNSKFKFAKRGNKKHVTTWVKQKDQTGLFERWVKKTQLNEKYKPEDDQLEQHSNKAKLESHSLLHTQRNFSRRGPKYHPPKELDEKEHQDKFTQHS; encoded by the exons atgaatgACTTCGTGCATGATGATATCGAATTGAAACGCCGGGCGTGGGCTCTGCACTTCTCCGAAAGGCGAACCAACAGCAAATTTAAGTTcgccaaaagggggaataaaaaacacGTGACGACGTGGGTCAAG CAAAAAGACCAAACGGGTTTATTCGAAAGATGGGTGAAGAAGACACAGCTAAATGAG AAGTACAAACCGGAGGATGACCAGCTCGAACAGCACAGCAATAAGGCAAAATTGGAgag CCATTCTTTATTACACACGCAAAGAAATTTTTCG CGGAGAGGACCCAAATATCACCCCCCAAAGGAACTGGACGAGAAGGAGCACCAGGATAAATTTACACAGCATTCTTGA